The following proteins are co-located in the Schistocerca nitens isolate TAMUIC-IGC-003100 chromosome 2, iqSchNite1.1, whole genome shotgun sequence genome:
- the LOC126236150 gene encoding signal recognition particle 9 kDa protein — translation MTYLKSWEEFEKQAERLYLQDPMKVRYTMKYIHKQGCLKVKLTDNVVCLQYKTEIQQDLKKMEKFINNLMRHMASKEQRAVDNTAVGC, via the exons ATGACGTATCTGAAGTCCTGGGAAGAGTTTGAAAAACAAGCGGAGAGGTTATATCTCCAGGATCCCATGAAG GTGCGGTACACAATGAAGTATATACACAAACAAGGGTGCCTGAAAGTGAAGCTGACGGACAATGTTGTT TGCCTTCAGTACAAAACAGAAATACAACAAGACTTAAAGAAAATGGAGAAGTTTATCAACAATCTAATGCGACATATGGCATCAAAAGAACAGAGAGCAGTTGACAATACAGCAGTTGGCTGCTGA